A section of the Arcobacter roscoffensis genome encodes:
- the rpsS gene encoding 30S ribosomal protein S19 encodes MARSIKKGPFVDAHLMKKVIKAVEANDKKPIKTWSRRSMVLPDMIGLTFNVHNGRNFVPVNITENHVGYKLGEFAPTRTFKGHKGSVQKKA; translated from the coding sequence ATGGCAAGATCAATTAAAAAAGGTCCATTTGTAGATGCACACCTAATGAAAAAAGTTATCAAAGCTGTTGAAGCTAACGATAAAAAACCAATTAAAACTTGGTCAAGAAGATCAATGGTATTACCTGATATGATTGGTTTAACTTTTAATGTGCACAATGGTAGAAACTTTGTTCCTGTAAATATTACAGAGAACCACGTTGGATATAAATTAGGTGAATTTGCACCAACTAGAACATTTAAGGGTCATAAAGGCTCTGTACAGAAGAAGGCGTAA
- the rplV gene encoding 50S ribosomal protein L22 — protein MGKAILKFIRLSPTKARLIAREVQGMNAEYAIASLEFTPNKAAGIISKVIASAVANAGLEPEEAVITSARVDKGPVLKRFTPRARGSASPKHKPTAHIMIEVAAAEKGDK, from the coding sequence ATGGGTAAAGCAATATTAAAATTTATTAGACTTTCTCCTACAAAAGCAAGATTAATTGCTAGAGAAGTTCAAGGTATGAATGCTGAGTATGCTATTGCATCTTTAGAATTTACTCCTAACAAAGCTGCTGGAATCATCTCAAAAGTTATTGCATCTGCAGTAGCAAATGCTGGTTTAGAGCCAGAAGAAGCTGTAATTACTTCAGCTAGAGTTGACAAAGGTCCAGTTCTTAAGAGATTTACTCCAAGAGCTAGAGGTAGTGCATCACCTAAGCACAAACCAACTGCACACATTATGATTGAAGTAGCGGCTGCTGAAAAAGGAGACAAGTAA
- the rpsC gene encoding 30S ribosomal protein S3: MGQKVNPIGLRLGINRNWESRWFPKFSNMPANVAEDDKIRKFVKKELYYAGVAQTIVERTAKKIRVTIVAARPGIIIGKKGADVEKLKVNLSNLVGKEIAVNIKEERKPQLSGQLSAENVAQQLERRVAFRRAMKRVMQNALKSGAKGIKVSVSGRLGGAEMARTEWYLEGRVPLHTLRAKIDYGFAEAHTTYGCIGIKVWIFKGEILAKGIPAERTEEPKQKRRPSKRRGK; the protein is encoded by the coding sequence ATGGGTCAAAAAGTTAATCCAATAGGTTTAAGACTAGGTATCAATAGAAACTGGGAATCAAGATGGTTTCCTAAATTTTCTAACATGCCAGCAAACGTTGCTGAAGATGATAAAATTAGAAAGTTCGTTAAGAAAGAGTTATACTATGCAGGTGTTGCTCAAACTATCGTAGAAAGAACTGCTAAGAAAATTAGAGTTACTATTGTAGCTGCTAGACCTGGTATCATCATTGGTAAAAAAGGTGCTGACGTTGAGAAGTTAAAAGTTAATCTTTCTAATTTAGTTGGAAAAGAAATCGCTGTTAACATCAAAGAAGAAAGAAAGCCTCAACTTTCTGGTCAATTATCTGCTGAAAATGTTGCTCAACAATTAGAAAGAAGAGTTGCGTTCAGAAGAGCTATGAAGAGAGTTATGCAAAATGCTTTAAAATCTGGTGCTAAAGGTATCAAGGTTTCTGTTTCTGGTAGACTTGGTGGAGCTGAAATGGCTAGAACTGAGTGGTACTTAGAGGGTAGAGTTCCTTTACATACTTTAAGAGCTAAGATTGATTACGGATTCGCTGAAGCTCATACAACTTACGGTTGTATCGGTATTAAAGTTTGGATCTTCAAAGGTGAAATTCTTGCAAAAGGAATTCCAGCTGAGAGAACTGAAGAGCCTAAGCAAAAGAGAAGACCAAGTAAGAGAAGAGGTAAATAA
- the rplP gene encoding 50S ribosomal protein L16, with product MLMPKRTKYRKMMKGRNRGKAHRGNTLAYGDIGLKAVEHGRIDSRQIEASRVAMTRKVKRQAKVWITVFPDKPLTAKPLETRMGKGKGAVDKWVMNIKPGRICFEMAGVSDELAREALTLAQHKLPFKTKIVTRDSENELY from the coding sequence ATGTTAATGCCTAAAAGAACAAAATATAGAAAAATGATGAAAGGCCGAAACAGAGGTAAAGCCCATAGAGGTAATACTTTAGCTTACGGTGACATCGGACTTAAAGCTGTTGAGCACGGAAGAATTGATTCAAGACAAATCGAAGCTTCTAGGGTTGCAATGACTAGAAAAGTTAAGAGACAAGCGAAAGTTTGGATTACTGTATTCCCAGATAAGCCACTTACTGCTAAGCCATTAGAAACAAGAATGGGTAAAGGTAAAGGTGCTGTTGATAAATGGGTTATGAACATTAAGCCTGGAAGAATTTGTTTTGAGATGGCGGGTGTTAGTGATGAGTTAGCAAGAGAAGCTTTAACTTTAGCACAACATAAATTACCATTTAAAACTAAAATTGTAACAAGAGATAGCGAAAATGAACTATACTGA
- the rpmC gene encoding 50S ribosomal protein L29, whose product MNYTDLKDKSLQELTELLKEKKVLLFELKAKLKTMQLTNTSELRVAKKDIAKIQTAITAAKAN is encoded by the coding sequence ATGAACTATACTGATTTAAAAGACAAGAGCTTACAAGAGCTTACGGAATTATTAAAAGAAAAAAAGGTGCTTCTTTTTGAATTAAAAGCTAAGCTAAAAACTATGCAGTTAACAAATACATCTGAATTAAGAGTAGCGAAAAAAGACATCGCAAAAATTCAAACAGCAATTACTGCAGCAAAAGCTAACTAA
- the rpsQ gene encoding 30S ribosomal protein S17 — protein MTHKREIQGVVVKKSGDKTASVLVTRYVLHPRYHKTVKRFKKYLIHDERNELNEGDKVIAVECRPLSKTKSFRLKTIVATGVK, from the coding sequence ATGACACATAAAAGAGAGATTCAAGGTGTAGTGGTAAAAAAATCTGGAGATAAAACAGCATCAGTATTAGTTACTAGATACGTTTTACACCCAAGATATCACAAGACTGTAAAAAGATTTAAAAAATATTTAATTCATGATGAAAGAAATGAGTTAAATGAAGGTGACAAAGTTATCGCTGTTGAGTGTAGACCTTTATCAAAAACTAAATCTTTCAGATTAAAAACTATTGTTGCTACAGGAGTTAAGTAA
- the rplN gene encoding 50S ribosomal protein L14: MIQSFSRLNVADNTGAKEIMCIKVLGGSKRRYASVGDVIVASVKKALPTGKVKKGQVVKAVVVRTHKEVQRENGSLIRFDDNAAVILDAKKDPIGTRIFGPVAREVRYSGFMKIVSLAPEVL, encoded by the coding sequence ATGATTCAAAGTTTTTCAAGATTAAACGTAGCTGATAACACAGGTGCTAAAGAAATCATGTGTATCAAAGTTCTTGGTGGATCTAAGAGAAGATATGCATCTGTAGGTGATGTAATTGTTGCTTCTGTTAAAAAAGCTTTACCAACTGGAAAAGTTAAAAAAGGTCAAGTAGTTAAAGCAGTAGTTGTTAGAACTCATAAAGAAGTTCAAAGAGAAAATGGTTCATTAATCAGATTTGACGACAATGCAGCAGTAATTTTAGATGCTAAAAAAGACCCAATTGGTACAAGAATCTTTGGACCTGTTGCTAGAGAAGTTAGATATTCAGGTTTCATGAAAATCGTTTCACTTGCACCGGAGGTATTATAA
- the rplX gene encoding 50S ribosomal protein L24: MAVKLKIKKGDTVKIIAGDDKGKTGEVLAVLPKELKVIVKDCKVAKKTVKPDQEKNPEGGFVNKEMPIDISNVAKVEGE; encoded by the coding sequence ATGGCAGTTAAATTAAAAATCAAAAAAGGTGATACTGTAAAAATCATCGCAGGTGATGACAAAGGTAAAACTGGTGAAGTTTTAGCTGTATTACCAAAAGAATTAAAAGTAATCGTTAAAGATTGTAAAGTTGCTAAAAAAACTGTTAAGCCTGATCAAGAGAAAAACCCAGAAGGTGGTTTTGTAAACAAAGAAATGCCTATTGATATTTCAAATGTAGCAAAAGTAGAAGGTGAGTAA
- the rplE gene encoding 50S ribosomal protein L5 — protein MAARLLEKYNSEIKPVLETEFPKNKMLTAKIEKVVISVGAGEAMKDSKLMQNIEDTISLIAGQKSVRVIAKKSVAGFKVREGYPVGVKVTLRAERMYEFLDKLCSIALPRVKDFQGLNRNGFDGRGNFNFGLDEQLMFPEVVYDDIIKTHGMNISVSTSADNDAEAFRLLELAGIPFTKGRA, from the coding sequence ATGGCAGCAAGATTATTAGAAAAATACAATTCAGAGATTAAACCAGTTTTAGAAACTGAATTCCCAAAAAACAAGATGTTAACTGCTAAGATAGAAAAAGTAGTTATTTCTGTTGGTGCTGGGGAAGCTATGAAAGATAGTAAATTAATGCAAAACATTGAAGATACTATCTCTTTAATTGCTGGTCAAAAGTCAGTTAGAGTTATCGCTAAAAAATCAGTTGCTGGTTTTAAAGTAAGAGAAGGTTACCCTGTAGGTGTTAAAGTAACACTTAGAGCTGAAAGAATGTATGAATTCTTAGACAAATTATGTTCTATTGCATTACCAAGAGTAAAAGACTTCCAAGGTTTAAACAGAAATGGTTTTGACGGAAGAGGAAACTTCAACTTCGGTTTAGATGAGCAGTTAATGTTCCCAGAAGTAGTTTATGATGATATTATCAAAACTCACGGTATGAATATTTCAGTTTCTACTAGTGCTGATAATGATGCGGAAGCATTTAGATTATTAGAGTTAGCAGGAATTCCATTTACTAAAGGAAGAGCGTAA
- a CDS encoding type Z 30S ribosomal protein S14 produces MAKKSMIAKQKRTPKFSSRAYTRCSVCGRPHSVYRDFGLCRVCLRKMANEGLLPGVRKASW; encoded by the coding sequence ATGGCAAAGAAATCTATGATTGCTAAGCAAAAGAGAACTCCTAAGTTCTCTTCAAGAGCATATACAAGATGTTCAGTGTGTGGTAGACCACACTCAGTATACAGAGACTTCGGACTTTGTAGAGTTTGTTTAAGAAAAATGGCTAACGAAGGTTTATTACCTGGTGTTAGAAAAGCTAGTTGGTAG
- the rpsH gene encoding 30S ribosomal protein S8, whose amino-acid sequence MMNDIIADALTRIRNAAMRKLEVATLLHSNTVVGIAEVLQQKEYIESYKVIDGENNKKTVQVTLKYDDNDNSVINEIKRVSKPGRRVYKSFDELKNFKNGYGTIIVTTNKGVIANDEAYASKVGGEVLCTVW is encoded by the coding sequence ATGATGAATGATATAATCGCAGATGCTTTAACTAGAATTAGAAATGCTGCAATGAGAAAATTAGAAGTTGCAACATTATTACATTCGAACACTGTTGTTGGTATTGCTGAAGTATTACAACAAAAAGAGTATATAGAAAGTTACAAAGTTATTGATGGTGAAAACAACAAAAAAACTGTTCAAGTTACATTAAAATATGATGATAATGATAACTCTGTAATTAACGAAATCAAAAGAGTTTCTAAACCTGGTAGAAGAGTTTACAAATCTTTTGATGAATTAAAAAACTTTAAAAATGGATACGGTACAATCATTGTTACAACTAACAAGGGTGTTATTGCTAACGACGAAGCTTACGCTTCTAAAGTTGGTGGTGAAGTACTGTGTACAGTATGGTAG
- the rplF gene encoding 50S ribosomal protein L6, translating to MSRIGKKPIAIPSGVEVSVDGTIVNVKKGNKTIPVETHGRVSVEIADSQVVLGKVGEAKEAAAFWGTYRALINNAVDGLATGFQKSLEINGVGYRAAVKGKVLELQLGYSHPINYEIPEGLEITVEKNLIHVKGADKQQVGQAAAIIRGYRKPEPYKGKGVKYTDEHIVRKAGKTAK from the coding sequence ATGTCTAGAATTGGAAAAAAACCTATCGCAATCCCTTCAGGGGTTGAAGTATCAGTTGATGGTACAATCGTAAATGTTAAAAAAGGGAATAAAACTATTCCTGTTGAAACTCACGGAAGAGTATCTGTAGAAATTGCTGATAGCCAAGTTGTTTTAGGAAAAGTTGGTGAAGCAAAAGAAGCGGCTGCTTTCTGGGGAACTTATAGAGCATTAATCAACAACGCTGTTGATGGTTTAGCTACAGGTTTCCAAAAGTCTTTAGAAATCAACGGTGTTGGTTATAGAGCTGCTGTAAAAGGTAAAGTATTAGAGTTACAATTAGGATACTCTCACCCAATTAATTATGAAATCCCAGAAGGATTAGAAATTACTGTTGAGAAAAACTTAATTCACGTTAAAGGTGCAGACAAACAACAAGTTGGTCAAGCTGCTGCAATTATTAGAGGCTACAGAAAACCAGAACCGTACAAAGGTAAAGGTGTTAAGTATACTGACGAGCATATCGTTAGAAAAGCCGGAAAAACTGCTAAGTAA
- the rplR gene encoding 50S ribosomal protein L18: protein MSRAKDLAKKNALRARRKRRVRGSIFGTAEKPRVTIFKSNKYLSAQAVNDVEGVTLAAVSSQTMGLKVSKENAVKVAAQFAENLKSAGIETVVFDRNGYLYHGVVAAFADALRENGIKL, encoded by the coding sequence ATGAGTAGAGCAAAAGATTTAGCAAAGAAAAATGCATTAAGAGCAAGAAGAAAAAGAAGAGTTAGAGGATCAATTTTTGGTACAGCTGAAAAGCCAAGAGTAACAATTTTTAAATCTAACAAATATTTAAGCGCTCAAGCGGTTAATGATGTTGAAGGTGTAACTTTAGCAGCTGTTAGTTCTCAAACAATGGGACTTAAAGTGAGTAAAGAAAATGCAGTAAAAGTTGCAGCACAATTCGCTGAAAACTTAAAGTCTGCTGGTATTGAAACAGTAGTATTTGATAGAAATGGGTACCTTTATCATGGTGTTGTTGCAGCTTTCGCTGACGCATTAAGAGAAAACGGTATTAAATTATAA
- the rpsE gene encoding 30S ribosomal protein S5 — MAVNREDFQEAIVKIGRVTKVVKGGRRFRFTALVVVGDKNGTVGFGTGKAKEVPDAIKKALDDAFKSLVKVSINGTTIAHDIEHKYNASKILLKPASEGTGLIAGGAARPVLELSGVKDIIAKSLGSNNPNNLVQATVEALARIKG, encoded by the coding sequence ATGGCAGTAAATAGAGAAGACTTTCAAGAAGCAATCGTTAAAATCGGAAGAGTAACAAAAGTTGTAAAGGGTGGTAGAAGATTCAGATTTACAGCTTTAGTTGTTGTTGGAGATAAAAACGGAACAGTTGGATTTGGTACAGGAAAAGCTAAAGAGGTTCCTGATGCAATTAAAAAAGCTTTAGATGATGCATTTAAATCTTTAGTAAAAGTTAGTATTAATGGTACAACTATTGCACATGATATTGAACACAAATATAACGCATCTAAAATCTTATTAAAACCAGCATCTGAAGGTACAGGACTTATCGCAGGTGGTGCGGCAAGACCAGTTCTTGAACTTTCTGGAGTTAAAGATATTATTGCAAAATCTTTAGGTTCAAATAATCCAAACAACCTTGTACAAGCTACAGTTGAAGCTTTAGCAAGAATCAAAGGATAG
- the rplO gene encoding 50S ribosomal protein L15: protein MALENLQPAPGSTKNRKRVGRGQGSGTGKTSARGQKGQKSRSGYKIKRGFEGGQMPMQKRLPKIGFFSRTVKPYSINVDKVKAVAALEEITVESIKSVYKLSKSVVKVKLIGAAAKDLVSKIKDENVTTTGK, encoded by the coding sequence ATGGCATTAGAAAATTTACAACCAGCTCCTGGTAGTACAAAAAACAGAAAAAGAGTAGGTAGAGGTCAAGGTTCTGGAACTGGTAAGACTTCTGCAAGAGGACAAAAAGGTCAAAAATCTAGATCTGGTTACAAGATCAAGAGAGGATTTGAAGGTGGTCAAATGCCAATGCAAAAAAGACTTCCTAAGATTGGATTCTTCTCAAGAACAGTTAAGCCTTACTCTATCAACGTTGATAAAGTAAAAGCTGTTGCTGCACTTGAAGAGATTACAGTTGAGTCAATCAAATCTGTATACAAATTATCTAAATCAGTTGTTAAAGTTAAATTAATTGGAGCTGCTGCAAAAGATTTAGTATCTAAAATTAAAGACGAAAACGTAACAACTACTGGAAAATAA
- the secY gene encoding preprotein translocase subunit SecY translates to MSKDLINKILITLGFILLYRLLAYVPVPGVNIDVVKEFFDSNANNALGLVNMFSGNAVERLSIISLGIMPYITASIIMELLAATFPALGKMKKERDGMQKYMQIIRYTTIVITLIQSIGVSMGLNSLTGQSGQSAISIDMNTFIFVSSISMLTGTMLLMWIGEQITQKGIGNGISLIIFAGIVSAIPSAIGGTIDLVNNGQMNFLTVIAIIVIILATVGAIIYVELGERRVPVSYSRKVMMQNQNKRVMNYIPIKVNLAGVIPAIFASAILMFPATVLQGSQNEYLLVIADYLSPSSYTFNVFMFLFVVFFAFFYASITFNAKDISENLKKQGGFIPGVRPGASTAEFLNETASRLTFWGALYLGAISTVPWLIVKGMGVPFYFGGVAVLIVVQVAIDTMRKIEAQQYTNKYQTLSAVGL, encoded by the coding sequence ATGAGTAAAGATCTAATAAATAAGATTCTTATTACATTAGGTTTTATTTTACTTTACAGGTTACTGGCATACGTGCCGGTACCTGGTGTAAACATAGACGTAGTTAAAGAATTCTTCGATTCAAATGCAAATAATGCATTAGGTCTTGTTAATATGTTTAGTGGTAATGCAGTTGAAAGACTGTCTATTATATCACTAGGAATTATGCCTTACATCACAGCTTCTATTATTATGGAATTATTAGCTGCAACTTTCCCTGCACTTGGTAAAATGAAAAAAGAGAGAGATGGTATGCAAAAATACATGCAAATCATCAGATATACAACTATTGTTATTACATTAATTCAATCTATTGGTGTATCAATGGGATTAAACTCTTTAACAGGACAAAGTGGACAAAGTGCGATTTCAATTGATATGAATACATTTATATTCGTATCTTCAATTTCTATGTTAACTGGTACTATGCTTCTTATGTGGATTGGTGAACAAATCACACAAAAAGGTATAGGTAATGGTATTTCATTAATTATTTTCGCTGGTATTGTATCTGCAATTCCAAGTGCAATTGGTGGAACTATTGACTTAGTTAATAATGGTCAAATGAACTTCTTAACAGTAATTGCAATAATTGTAATTATTTTAGCTACTGTTGGAGCTATTATTTATGTTGAGTTAGGTGAGAGAAGAGTTCCCGTATCATATTCAAGAAAAGTAATGATGCAAAATCAAAACAAAAGAGTTATGAATTATATTCCTATTAAGGTTAACCTTGCAGGTGTAATTCCAGCTATTTTTGCAAGTGCGATTTTAATGTTCCCTGCAACTGTTTTACAGGGATCGCAAAATGAATACTTATTAGTTATTGCTGACTATTTAAGTCCAAGTTCTTATACATTTAATGTATTTATGTTCTTATTTGTAGTTTTCTTTGCATTCTTCTATGCATCAATTACATTTAATGCAAAAGATATATCTGAGAACTTAAAAAAACAAGGTGGATTTATTCCAGGTGTTAGACCAGGAGCAAGTACAGCTGAGTTTTTAAATGAGACTGCAAGTAGATTAACATTCTGGGGTGCATTATATTTAGGTGCTATCTCAACTGTTCCTTGGTTAATAGTTAAAGGAATGGGTGTACCATTTTATTTTGGTGGTGTTGCAGTATTAATCGTTGTTCAAGTTGCAATTGATACAATGAGAAAAATTGAAGCACAACAGTACACTAATAAATATCAAACATTAAGTGCGGTAGGTCTTTAA
- the map gene encoding type I methionyl aminopeptidase: MAIPIRKPNEIAKLKAANVIVAKTLNYLRENVKPGMTLLEVDAMGDKFLRDLGARPSFKGLYGFPNSVCTSLNEVIIHGIPDDTVLKEGDILGLDIGTELDGWYGDSAITMPIGQISKEDEELIACAKDSLYHAIDIIHEGMRFKELSKAIEEFIVARGYQPLVRFCGHGIGKKPHDEPEIPNYLENGSPKSGPKIKNGMVFCLEPMICHKDREPVILENNWDVVSRDGFRGSHYEHTVAVVDGKAVILSTVEN; the protein is encoded by the coding sequence ATGGCTATTCCAATTAGAAAACCTAACGAAATAGCTAAACTTAAAGCGGCAAATGTAATTGTTGCTAAAACACTTAACTATCTTAGAGAAAACGTAAAACCTGGCATGACTTTATTAGAAGTCGATGCCATGGGTGATAAGTTTTTAAGAGACTTAGGGGCAAGACCATCTTTCAAAGGTCTTTATGGTTTCCCTAATTCAGTTTGTACTTCTTTAAATGAAGTAATTATTCACGGAATACCAGATGATACTGTTTTAAAAGAAGGCGATATTCTTGGCCTTGATATTGGAACAGAACTTGATGGTTGGTATGGTGATTCTGCGATAACAATGCCAATTGGGCAAATATCAAAAGAAGATGAAGAATTAATTGCTTGTGCAAAAGATTCTTTATATCACGCTATTGATATTATTCATGAAGGTATGAGATTCAAAGAACTTTCAAAAGCTATTGAAGAATTTATCGTTGCTAGAGGTTATCAACCACTAGTAAGATTTTGTGGTCATGGTATTGGAAAGAAACCTCATGATGAGCCAGAGATTCCAAACTACTTAGAGAATGGTAGTCCAAAATCTGGACCAAAAATTAAAAACGGTATGGTATTTTGTTTAGAGCCAATGATTTGTCATAAGGATAGAGAACCTGTTATTTTAGAAAATAATTGGGATGTTGTATCTAGAGATGGATTTAGAGGTAGCCATTACGAGCACACAGTTGCTGTTGTTGATGGTAAAGCAGTTATTTTAAGTACAGTTGAAAACTAG
- the infA gene encoding translation initiation factor IF-1, with protein sequence MAKDDVIVIDGKVIEALPNAMFRVELDNGHVVLCHISGKMRMHYIKILPGDKVKVEITPYSLDKGRITHRYK encoded by the coding sequence GTGGCAAAAGATGATGTAATTGTAATTGATGGTAAGGTTATTGAGGCTTTACCTAATGCAATGTTTAGAGTTGAATTAGACAATGGTCATGTAGTATTATGTCATATCTCAGGAAAAATGAGAATGCACTACATTAAAATTTTACCAGGTGATAAGGTTAAAGTAGAAATTACTCCTTATTCATTAGATAAAGGTAGAATTACTCACAGATATAAATAA
- a CDS encoding transcriptional regulator, protein MTSPSLRKLEEDLEVNKTTLHNWKKNRPKLYEFIINSYKDKELLKKNLEILIKQKEIIEHEITLTKKRV, encoded by the coding sequence ATGACATCACCTAGTCTTAGAAAATTAGAAGAAGATTTAGAAGTAAATAAAACTACCCTGCATAATTGGAAAAAAAATAGACCTAAACTTTATGAATTTATAATCAACTCATATAAAGATAAAGAACTACTAAAAAAAAACCTTGAAATTCTTATTAAACAAAAAGAGATAATTGAGCATGAGATAACTCTAACCAAGAAAAGGGTATAA
- a CDS encoding uracil-DNA glycosylase — MTKSTKYKLLHHLKFLKSIGYSYHEPITFISNEINGFNLPNNLELLKNSVENCYLCELSKSRKNTVFASGNINAKIMFISDFPGSLEDETGKIFVGKTGELLTKMIENVLNIKREEVYIANILKCKPINTSSLSNEANLCKSYLFKQIELVKPKIIVTLGENAYKYLTNEDVNINMLRGQTINYKDMVLIPTFHPSFLLRNPSSKKDAYVDMLKIKNQLESLN; from the coding sequence ATGACAAAATCAACCAAATATAAATTATTACATCATTTAAAATTTTTAAAATCAATTGGATATTCTTATCATGAGCCAATTACTTTCATCTCAAATGAGATTAATGGTTTTAATTTACCAAACAATTTAGAATTACTTAAAAATAGTGTTGAAAATTGCTACTTATGCGAATTGTCAAAAAGTAGAAAAAATACTGTTTTTGCTAGTGGCAATATAAATGCTAAGATTATGTTCATATCTGACTTTCCTGGAAGTTTAGAAGATGAAACTGGAAAAATATTTGTAGGTAAAACAGGTGAATTACTTACTAAAATGATTGAAAATGTTTTAAATATAAAAAGAGAAGAAGTTTATATTGCTAATATTTTAAAATGTAAGCCTATAAATACTAGTTCTTTAAGTAATGAAGCAAATCTTTGTAAGTCTTATTTATTTAAACAAATAGAATTAGTTAAACCTAAAATTATTGTTACTTTAGGGGAAAATGCTTACAAGTATTTAACAAATGAGGATGTAAATATAAATATGCTTAGAGGTCAAACTATAAACTATAAGGATATGGTTTTAATACCAACTTTTCATCCAAGTTTTTTATTAAGAAACCCTTCTTCTAAAAAAGATGCATATGTTGATATGTTAAAAATTAAAAATCAATTGGAGTCTTTAAATTGA